A genomic stretch from Microcebus murinus isolate Inina chromosome 11, M.murinus_Inina_mat1.0, whole genome shotgun sequence includes:
- the PELO gene encoding protein pelota homolog: MKLVRKDIEKDNAGQVTLVPEEPEDMWHTYNLVQVGDSLRASTIRKVQTESSTGSVGSNRVRTTLTLCVEAIDFDSQACQLRVKGTNIQENEYVKMGAYHTIELEPNRQFTLAKKQWDSVVLERIEQACDPAWSADVAAVVMQEGLAHICLVTPSMTLTRAKVEVNIPRKRKGNCSQHDRALERFYEQVVQAIQRHIHFDIVKCILVASPGFVREQFCDYMFQQAVKTDNKVLLENRSKFLQVHASSGHKYSLKEALCDPTVASRLSDTKAAGEVKALDDFYKMLQHEPDRAFYGLKQVEKANEAMAIDTLLISDELFRHQDVATRSRYVRLVDSVKENAGTVRIFSSLHVSGEQLSQLTGVAAILRFPVPELSDQEDDSSSEED; encoded by the exons ATGAAGCTTGTGAGGAAGGACATTGAGAAGGACAATGCGGGCCAGGTGACCCTGGTCCCGGAGGAGCCTGAGGACATGTGGCACACTTACAATCTGGTGCAGGTGGGCGACAGCTTGCGCGCCTCCACTATCCGCAAGGTGCAGACAGAGTCCTCCACAGGCAGCGTGGGGAGCAACCGGGTGCGCACTACGCTCACTCTCTGCGTGGAAGCCATCGACTTCGACTCTCAGGCCTGCCAGCTGCGGGTCAAGGGGACCAACATCCAAGAGAATGAGTATGTCAAGATGGGGGCTTACCACACCATCGAGCTGGAGCCCAACCGCCAGTTTACCCTGGCCAAGAAACAGTGGGACAGTGTGGTTCTGGAGCGCATCGAGCAGGCCTGTGACCCAGCCTGGAGCGCTGATGTGGCGGCTGTGGTCATGCAGGAAGGCCTCGCCCATATCTGCTTAGTCACTCCTAGCATGACCCTCACTCGGGCCAAGGTGGAGGTGAACATCCCTAGGAAACGGAAAGGCAACTGCTCCCAGCATGACCGGGCCTTGGAGCGGTTCTATGAACAGGTGGTCCAGGCCATCCAGCGCCACATACACTTTGATATTGTAAAGTGCATCCTGGTGGCAAGCCCAGGATTTGTGAGGGAGCAGTTCTGCGACTACATGTTTCAACAAGCAGTGAAGACTGATAACAAAGTGCTTCTGGAAAACCGGTCCAAATTTCTTCAG GTACATGCCTCCTCTGGACACAAGTACTCCCTGAAAGAGGCTCTTTGTGACCCTACTGTAGCTAGCCGCCTTTCAGACACTAAAGCTGCTGGGGAAGTAAAAGCCTTGGATGACTTCTATAAAATGTTACAACATGAACCTGACCGTGCTTTCTATGGACTcaagcaggtggagaaggccaATGAAGCCATGGCAATTGACACATTGCTCATCAGTGATGAGCTCTTCAGGCACCAGGATGTAGCCACACGGAGCCGGTATGTGAGGCTGGTGGACAGTGTGAAAGAGAATGCAGGCACGGTTAGGATATTCTCTAGTCTTCATGTATCTGGGGAACAGCTTAGCCAACTGACTGGGGTAGCTGCCATTCTCCGATTCCCTGTCCCTGAACTCTCTGACCAAGAGGATGATTCCAGTTCTGAAGAGGATTAA